ctctgtcatcagagatattttctctctcatctcaacattttctctgtcatcattccaacatttttttctcttatatcaaaacCCAAATGAAAATGGTGGTAgcaatttgaatcagagatattttttaaaaattgaaaaagtttactcttttataatcattttatatttattaatgtgtgtaaaatgaatataaattttgtcaTTTGATGTTACTCTtcccaaatctcaaaggtaaaaaatgattttactggtttttatcttgcacagtNNNNNNNNNNNNNNNNNNNNNNNNNNNNNNNNNNNNNNNNNNNNNNNNNNNNNNNNNNNNNNNNNNNNNNNNNNNNNNNNNNNNNNNNNNNNNNNNNNNNNNNNNNNNNNNNNNNNNNNNNNNNNNNNNNNNNNNNNNNNNNNNNNNNNNNNNNNNNNNNNNNNNNNNNNNNNNNNNNNNNNNNNNNNNNNNNNNNNNNNagaggaatgagggaggtgagtaagggtttgggggtttcgttttttttagttttgagaatgaaaattatttaaatatcctttaccttaaaacttagaaaaaacatacgcgtgttaacaaactccatatatatatatatatatatatatatatatatatatatatatatatatatatatatatatatatatataattattgtagTCTCTATAAGCTAAATATAAGTTTTgtatataaaagttattcatagaatttttttttggctAATATAGTTAAAAGAGTCTGGGGTTCTGCGTGGtaacatcaaaatttaaaataaaaattgaatcaacacagttttttttaaattaaacttctAAAATTATGGAATTGACGTCCATTTCTAATTTGTCacaaataactattttaaaaataagtcttaaataatttttttaatgattatgtgattacatttttaaataaaatttcagtaAAGgatatttaatgatataaatgtttatttaattttaaaaagatcaCAATAAAACCACAAAATGCTTcaatttctttcacttttttcgGTTTcactaaaaacacaaaaaccctaatGGGTGTAAGTTTTGGTAGTTTAGGATATTTTGGCACCGGAAAAGGTGTTCAATTTTGCTGGTTCGATTTTTCTGGCACTACAATAGGTTAAcgtgaaataaaaaaacaataagaaaagCGAAAGTATTAGCAGTAAAAAATgcaaaagcaaataaataaataaataaaaaggaaaagataaaaaagcaaaagaaaaatagaaacgAATTAATGGTGGTATATACTCTTCCTTATATAAGCATCTGTCTCTCGTTCATTCCCTCACCTGTTGTTTGAATTTGAACCAAATacgataaatttatttacacaCAACACATCATCACACTCTCTCTCACACATAGGAAACCTCAAACAAATCAAAACCACAACCTTGTTCCTCCCTCCATCCGTTCACTCTTTCCAACAACCTTCAATACAGGCCAATCCAGACACCAATCACCACCAACCACCTTCGttattctcttccttcaaccaaaacaaaacaaaacaataacaaaacttTAGCCTCCAAATTTCAAACCCAAGGGCCATCCATGGCCGCCGCCACCCCCACGAGCCATCACAAGAAGGAGCCATCGAACCTTCTATTGGGTCGTTTCGAGATTGGGAAACTCCTTGGACATGGAACCTTCGCAAAGGTCTACTACGCGCGGAACCTTAAAACCGGCGAAGGCGTGGCCATCAAGGTAATCGACAAGGAAAAAATTCTGAAGGGAGGTTTGGTGGCACACATAAAGCGCGAGATCTCCATCCTCCGCCGCGTGCGCCACCCCAACATTGTGCAACTCTTCGAAGTAATGGCCACCAAGAGCAAGATCTATTTCGTAATGGAATACGTTCGGGGGGGCGAGCTTTTCAACAAGGTCGCGAAAGGAAGGCTCAAAGAAGAGGTTGCCAGGAAGTACTTTCAGCAGTTAATCTCCGCGGTGGGGTTCTGCCACGCCAGAGGGGTGTACCATAGAGATCTCAAACCTGAAAATCTCTTGCTTGATGAGAATGGTAATCTTAAGGTCTCGGATTTCGGGTTGAGTGCGGTTTCTGATCAAATCCGACAGGATGGGTTGTTCCACACTTTTTGTGGGACACCTGCGTATGTTGCTCCCGAAGTTTTGGCGAGGAAAGGATACGATGGTGCCAAGGTGGATCTCTGGTCTTGTGGGGTCGTGTTGTTTGTGTTGATGGCGGGGTATTTACCCTTTCACGACCAGAATGTTATGGCAATGTATAAGAAGATTTACAGAGGGGAGTTTCGGTGTCCCAGGTGGTTTTCTCCTGATTTGTCCAGGCTTCTCACGAGGCTTCTTGACACCAAGCCCGAAACCCGGATTGCGATTCCCGATATTATGGAGAACAAGTGGTTCAAGAAAGGGTTCAAGCAGATCAAGTTTTATGTTGAGGATGACAGGCTTTGCAATGTGGATGATGACGTGCTTTTGGACAACGATGACGATGTTGTTTCTGTTGCTTCTTTTTCGGATTACTCGGTTTCGGAGTCTGATTCCGAGGTTGAAGTTAGGAGAAAGAATGCTCCTTTGCCAAGACCACCTAGTTTGAATGCTTTCGACATTATATCGTTTTCCCCTGGGTTTGATCTCTCTGGGTTGTTTGAGGAGAAGGAAGACGAGACCAGGTTCGTGACTGCTGCACCAGTTCACAGGATTATTTCCAAGTTGGAGGAGATTGCTCAGTTGGTGAGGTTTACAGTGAGGAAGAAGGATTGCAGGGTGAGTTTGGAGGGTACCAGAGAGGGGGTGAAAGGGCCTTTGACTATTGCTGCTGAGATTTTTGAGTTGACACCCAGTTTGGTTGTGGTGGAGGTGAAGAAAAAGGGAGGGGATAGAGCTGAGTATGAGAGGTTTTGTAACAATGAATTGAAGCCAGGATTGCAGAATTTGATGGTGGAGGAGTCTTCAACTTCTTCAGGATTGTCTACACCTCAAGCTTCCTTGCTACGTGGCCTTTCTGAACCTGTTTCGGATATTTCTTCTGAAATCGGAAGCCCATGCTATATGCCTTCCGTTTAGTGAggtagagaagagaaaagagtaaAACTAAAACCTTCTCTCCgtctctcactttctcttttgctttatttattttttttttttatagattgtGTGAAAATCGGTAAAAAATTTTGCCCACAGAATTCTCCTGCTTTTAGGTTTGCATATTGACTGAAGCGCTAGGTGCCTACTGTGTTGGTATGCTTAAATTATATACGAGAAACAAATGGCTAATTGAATACAGTGAatgtgtatatgtatgtatttctACTTTTCTTCATTCATTGTTGCTAAACTGTACATTACTTTGGCTTTGTATACATAAAGTAATCAGAAATAGCAAAACGGTTTAGTGCTAGTCCATGTGGCAATCCACTGGCTTTGTCTCTAGAGAAATTCCTTTGAAATTGGAGATGTATCTCTTGGTAGATATGTTAAATAAGTGGGGGACTAATGAGAGAGATTGACGTAGAACGTGCCCATGGGCTAATAGCCTATAATATAAATGAGCATATCTTTTCCTTTGGAAGAGGAACAGATCCTTTCGTGTTTGAAGGTGTAACTGATAAACACATTCAATGGTTCAGGGGCACCTAAGAATCTTGCTAACGAAACTATTCCAATATTAAAAAACACCAGTGACTAAGAATATTCCTCCTGCTACAAATTGTTACTTTGTTTTTGCTCGATCAAACTCTGGCAATTTCAGTGCATTGCATGCTGAAGAAAATGAATGGAAACCACCTGGTTTGGTTGCACAGTAAGTTAACATGTAGTTGTGAAAGGtttcatacttaaaaaataactatcGTTTTGTCCAAACGGGTATGGTTAAGCTGCAGGTATTATAAAGTATTGTTGAAGTTTCATATTTCTTAACCATTTACTTGAGAACAAAGTTGGGCTTTAGCCCTGTAAAGTAATTCTTGTAAATCTCAACTAGTTAACTCAAACTATTATTAAGACTCGTCTTCCTAAATGTGTGTTCAGTTTCCCTTTAAAAGTTGATGTTTAGTCTTTGAGAACATAAATACAGGCGCTTGTTATGTTATAAAAGTAACAAGTTAAgcaaattgaagagaaaaaaaagcgTACTTACATAGTCAAAATccataaaaaaggaaaaggagaaggagaaaTTAAGCAGAGATTATTATCTAAATGGATGGGTTTTCCTCTACaataaatttccaaaatttatctaaaaatagCATCCACTATAATGCTATTTAAAATCTCATACACGAGTTTGGCAGAAAACGGTTCTGTAGGACAGAGGCAATAAATAGGAAGCATTGCCGATTAATCTTGGAGATGGGACTGATACTGATTACTTATCAGTTCTGAAAGAAACATTGCATGACATCATCCTACGTCATCCAAATCCATCTTTGGTTCTCTCTTCAAGTTGCATAACGTCATCCAAATCCATTTTTCTTAGTTCTCCGTTCAAAATTCTTCGGTCCGAGCCAGAATTACACACCTTACGACAAAATTTGTAAACGtggatattaaaaaataaaaagataatattctatatgatgtaattttttttagagttaagtatatttttgattttttaatttttagaaaattagaattagttttattttaagttttgaattattttagttttccttttagaattgtgtaaatttaatttttttaattaaattttgttaagcttatttaaagttttaaatgtagttttaattaatattttaattgaaagtgTCAAActgtataaaaaatttaaatattatcatgaaatacatttgaaatgttaaataaatttaataaaatttaattaaaaaaactaaatctatACATTTtgttaaaagactaaattaaataaagttttgaaaataaattaatttcaatttttattaaaagtcaaataactaaaaccatatttaacattaatttttacaaatctTTTTACTaaatgcataaaaattaaatacatttaatataaaataaagctaataataaaagaaaaaaaaataaaagaaaatgcaaaattGTGTGCATTATACTCATAAAAatgtttgtatttataatacaaaatttaactcaactacaaatcaaataattttgcaaatattaaaatatcatagaTTAATCATATGATTAACTGTAACAAATTAATTAGTCATATGAGTAACTCtaaaataaactacaattaaTTCATAACACCattgattatataatatgttttgtcAAAACCTTAATAGGACAAATactttggataaaaaaaatagtgaaaaataaagagtgcatcattttttattctttaatacaATATTGTTCATCACATATTCTATTTTCTTCCTCGTGTAAATTTCACATCATTAAGATATTAAAGTCTCATCTTACAAAAAGTTTTTCTTAGTAAAGACTTTATAAATAGAtctatcaaaattttcacataaatGAATCTTTTAGATCTTTATATCACCTTTTTAATTGAACAATCAACTATTGTCTTCATATATGATTGTTGAATCCATTTTTTTAGAGCACAAGTTTGTCTTAGATGTTGAATTATACACCTTTGCCAAACACATTACTAACTTACCTTATGTAATGCTAATTTTTTGCATGATTTGATAATGTTTTCTTGCCACCACAGGTAAGCAAATATCATGTTTTTGATAAAACATTGTGATGATATGATAAATAACTTGCATTTGCACAACTCATTAGATATGATTTTGAatcatttgaataaaataaactcatatTCATAATATTCTTAAGGCGATGAAGCATGTGTTTTACTagtttcatttcttcttccagGTGAATAACTATATCTTGCTTAATAAATTTACAACAAATGTTATATCGCATTGAGTATGATTAGCAAGATACAATTATGCTCTTATAGCAATAAAATAGGATACTTCTATACCAATAAGTTCTTAATCCTTTTCTTGAAATCAAAAAAGGTCTTTATCAACGTCTAACTACTGCACAAATGTTGGAGTACATAAACAATGTGACTTGTCCATATAGAACCTTTTAAGTACCTTCATTAAATAAGTCTCTTGatatacaaacaaaattttatatttccaatatgctttatcttatttatttaaacaatcaATTACTTTTGTGAGCTCATTCGAAGTTCCAACAATGTTTATGTGATCTACATAAACAATAatcatgaaaattttattttctaatattttcatataaataaggACAAATATCCTTCTTTTAACAAATGCTCACTAACGTGGTTATAACACATAcgttttgatttctttaattcatgACGGGActtgttcaattttatttaataatactttttagatttttccttattagaaaaattaaccCATTTAAGAAGTTTCACATAAATATCATTCTCAAGGGAATCGTACAAACAAGAATAGGTTGTAACGTCATGCATTAGATTTGCAAACCTTATTATGTTGTTGCATCGGATACTAATGAATATGTTTcttcaaaaatcaatttcagGTTTTTGTGAAAAATCTTAAGTAACTAACCATGCTTTATATCTAACAATTTCAccattcttattttgtttttgcacaAAAATCCATTTGTAGGCAATGGGTTTTACACTCTTAGGTGTGATGATCACTTGTCCAAAAGCCTTTCGTTTagcaaacaaatttaattttgtttctattgCATCTTTTCATTTTGGTGAATCATTTCTTTGTTAACAAACTTCAATGATCATTGGTTTTTTATTTCCGTTATCATCATAACATTCATcactatattaaatataaaaacattatcaatgttgactttattttgatttcatgttatcttatttaaaacataatttatcaaaatctaatcatttttaacaattttaagtacataattttttttggaataaataattaattatgtaaaataaatattttaaaattttcatattttatcttttagcatcttttctcattcaaaattcttatctttgaaattaataaatataccATAAACATGTCTTTGGAATCATAAACCTACCACACTTCAAATATGTTATGAACTAATATTAATTCTATTTAGAACATTAATAAACACACacattttttgaattttctatttatatactttttttacaaaaatcgagaaaagataataataatccactttaactaatatattttttaattactttttttatttttctaatattgaaaagaattatttatcaaaataaaaaattgacaaatCAAAGTGTAAATAAATCTGATgttgatgatttattttattattgatggaGAACATATCTATCATTATTAAtagaacattttttaatttttgacagTTAAATACTGTTAccttattaaaatattattaaatgaggATTTTAACCCAACAAAATTGTAACATGATCATCTTCCTCGCGAGTgcttcatcctacacctccaagaATTTCATATTACACTTCCAATTTCCTAAAATGTCCctaattaataaatgatttaaaaatttaattttttattattgaggAATTCTGTGCAGACTCCACCTCCATTTTCCTCCAATCACCTAACATGTGTTCCTGCTACACATCACATCCCTTCATCCTTCCACTCCTACACCCTTGTACCCCTGCACCTCAtttcatctttataaaaaaaccCTACACC
Above is a genomic segment from Vigna radiata var. radiata cultivar VC1973A chromosome 10, Vradiata_ver6, whole genome shotgun sequence containing:
- the LOC106775010 gene encoding CBL-interacting serine/threonine-protein kinase 12, with product MAAATPTSHHKKEPSNLLLGRFEIGKLLGHGTFAKVYYARNLKTGEGVAIKVIDKEKILKGGLVAHIKREISILRRVRHPNIVQLFEVMATKSKIYFVMEYVRGGELFNKVAKGRLKEEVARKYFQQLISAVGFCHARGVYHRDLKPENLLLDENGNLKVSDFGLSAVSDQIRQDGLFHTFCGTPAYVAPEVLARKGYDGAKVDLWSCGVVLFVLMAGYLPFHDQNVMAMYKKIYRGEFRCPRWFSPDLSRLLTRLLDTKPETRIAIPDIMENKWFKKGFKQIKFYVEDDRLCNVDDDVLLDNDDDVVSVASFSDYSVSESDSEVEVRRKNAPLPRPPSLNAFDIISFSPGFDLSGLFEEKEDETRFVTAAPVHRIISKLEEIAQLVRFTVRKKDCRVSLEGTREGVKGPLTIAAEIFELTPSLVVVEVKKKGGDRAEYERFCNNELKPGLQNLMVEESSTSSGLSTPQASLLRGLSEPVSDISSEIGSPCYMPSV